From Gordonia crocea, the proteins below share one genomic window:
- a CDS encoding DUF222 domain-containing protein: MNHDELAGIVTTLADDLAPTAVESGTGVGALLASAEAIADDKALLGVMVTAVRMGNIASYLLAAATARAEAIGIPVRHRLKNGRDLLRELPLAPATVNRVARLAQHLNDLPNLVRDVRDGDLGIEHADAVIRGLDHVATRMGAAGFDEMREKTATTLLAHARIDQPAQVMEKARELGHELAPLDPPSTPPADNPSLNQASITRTDEGRVTLEADLDQLSGEKLHTALDALAKPIPAPDGSPDPRPRAQRTADALVSVIDPPGGSWTVSRLLSG, translated from the coding sequence ATGAACCACGACGAACTCGCTGGCATCGTCACCACGCTGGCCGATGACCTGGCGCCGACCGCGGTCGAATCCGGTACCGGTGTGGGTGCCTTGTTGGCCTCGGCCGAAGCTATCGCCGACGACAAGGCTCTGTTGGGGGTGATGGTCACCGCGGTGCGGATGGGCAACATCGCCTCGTATCTGTTGGCCGCGGCGACCGCTCGCGCCGAGGCCATCGGTATCCCGGTGCGGCATCGGTTGAAGAACGGCCGGGACCTCTTGCGGGAGTTGCCGTTGGCGCCGGCCACCGTCAACCGGGTGGCCCGGCTCGCACAGCACTTGAATGATCTGCCGAACCTGGTGCGTGACGTCCGTGACGGTGACTTGGGTATTGAGCATGCGGATGCGGTGATCCGGGGTCTCGACCACGTTGCCACCCGGATGGGTGCCGCTGGTTTCGACGAGATGCGGGAGAAGACTGCGACGACGTTGTTGGCGCATGCCCGGATCGATCAGCCCGCCCAAGTGATGGAGAAGGCCCGCGAACTGGGCCACGAGTTGGCGCCGTTGGATCCGCCATCCACTCCGCCGGCGGACAATCCGTCGTTGAACCAGGCATCGATCACCCGGACTGATGAAGGACGGGTCACTTTGGAAGCCGATTTGGATCAGTTGTCTGGGGAGAAACTCCACACCGCGCTAGACGCCCTGGCGAAACCGATCCCCGCTCCCGACGGCTCCCCCGATCCACGTCCCCGGGCCCAACGCACCGCCGACGCCCTAGTCAGCGTGATTGACCCGCCCGGCGGTTCCTGGACAGTCTCCCGACTATTGTCGGGTTGA
- a CDS encoding transposase produces MPRKYSAEFKSSIALEVIEHSRPISAVAKENSVSEQSVSRWVQIYRKEHPELEDQLNESERDELIRLRRQNARLKEEVEILGKATAFFAKKSQP; encoded by the coding sequence ATGCCACGGAAGTATTCTGCTGAGTTTAAGTCCTCCATCGCGTTGGAGGTGATCGAGCATTCGCGGCCGATCTCGGCGGTCGCGAAAGAGAACAGCGTCTCGGAGCAGTCTGTGTCTCGGTGGGTTCAGATTTATCGGAAGGAGCATCCGGAGTTGGAAGATCAACTCAATGAGTCCGAACGCGATGAATTGATTCGTCTGCGTCGACAGAATGCGCGGTTGAAGGAGGAGGTCGAGATTTTGGGAAAAGCGACTGCCTTCTTCGCCAAGAAGTCTCAACCGTAG
- a CDS encoding DoxX family protein, protein MTNLRTITQFLFRITLGVVFVAHGWEKLYIKGVDKTAMMFDKHLHIPFPTAAAHFATWAELLGGLALIVGVLLPFVGVLLAATMIGAGYYGHHENGFWIQQNGWEYNLVLAVAVLAVGFAVPGVAAADHYLKGRRTRSADDTVTA, encoded by the coding sequence ATCACGCAATTCCTGTTCCGCATCACCCTCGGCGTCGTCTTCGTCGCCCACGGCTGGGAGAAGCTGTACATCAAGGGCGTCGACAAGACGGCGATGATGTTCGACAAGCATCTGCACATTCCGTTCCCGACGGCTGCGGCCCACTTCGCGACGTGGGCCGAACTCCTCGGCGGACTCGCGCTCATCGTCGGCGTGCTGCTGCCCTTCGTCGGCGTCCTTCTCGCCGCGACGATGATCGGCGCCGGGTACTACGGCCATCACGAGAACGGATTCTGGATCCAGCAGAACGGGTGGGAGTACAACTTGGTCCTGGCCGTCGCGGTTCTGGCCGTCGGCTTCGCCGTGCCGGGGGTCGCTGCGGCCGATCATTACCTCAAGGGTCGGCGCACGCGTTCCGCTGACGACACCGTGACCGCCTAG